The Candidatus Methylomirabilota bacterium DNA segment CATACAGTTTGGCCAGTCTCTTCACGCCCGCCTCGCGCCTGGCATCCCGCTCCTGCGTCAGCTTCGCGCCGGACGCCCGTAACTCTGCGAGCCATCGCTCCTCGATCTGGCTTTCCTCCTTTCGCTTGCGGATCTGTTCCTCCAACCGCAGCAGTTCCACCCGTTTCTCCGCAAGCGCCTTCTCTTGCGCGTCGTTGACGGATTGCGCTTCACCGGCCGGCGCCGGTGCGGACGCTGCGCCGGCAGTCTGCTGCGACGGACGTGATGCGTCTGCGCTCGCCGTATGCGCCACCGGTTGAACCACGGGTTTCTCCTCAGACGATTGCGAGGGAGCCTGATGATCGGGCGCGGGTCCCGCGTCGTGAGCCTGGTCCGACTCCTCCGTCGCAGCCTGCTGATCGTCCGTCGTCGCCTGTTCATCCTGTTGAGGGGTGGCTGCTTGGTGACCGAGACGCGGGAGGATACCCTGCTGGAGGACACCGGTCAGGTAGGCGGCAAGGAGCAGCATTGCCACAAAGTATCCGGCGTACAATGCGATTTTGGCCTTCACGATACCGATCTCCCTAGGGGAATCGCGGCGCGGCGCGCGCCCGCTATCTCATCAATCTCAATCTGTTGCTCGCGGACCATCTCACTCCGAAACATTTTGACCTTCCGACGCCTCAGATGCTCGATAATCTGTTCCTCTCTGGAACGCTCCAGCAGCACCTGCCGGAGTCGGACCACCTCCGTCTGCTCGGCGGCGAGCTTCGCTTCGAGCGTCCCGATCTGCTCCCCGAGCCCCAGCAGGTAGGCGGAACGGATCGGGAGCGGGGATGGACCGGGCTGAGCGGTGCGTTCTCCCATCGCCAACCCCGCCAGCGCCTCCGCTTCGGCATCCTTCAGCCGCGCCAGCCGCTCGCGCAGCGCGCGACAGCTCCGTTGCCGCT contains these protein-coding regions:
- the fliJ gene encoding flagellar export protein FliJ; this translates as MKRFRFPLQSVLAIREAKVDQAEAALAERQRSCRALRERLARLKDAEAEALAGLAMGERTAQPGPSPLPIRSAYLLGLGEQIGTLEAKLAAEQTEVVRLRQVLLERSREEQIIEHLRRRKVKMFRSEMVREQQIEIDEIAGARRAAIPLGRSVS